TTTCTTAAAAGCCATCAATACACTCCCAAGATAATCCAGAATGGATTTCTTTCAGTCCCCTTCAGCACAATAGTCCACATTTAAGTCGGAACCAAGTCGGTTATGGTTCCATGCATCAGCTACACTTTTGCAACTCCAGATCTCCTTTCATGCTTGCAATCTCTAATACAGATTCGAACACGTAAAGAGGCCCTTCCCCAGATGCAAGCGCACTAATTGCTGCCACCATCATCACTAACTTCGACATCAATGTCTTCTATACTGCCATAAAGGTGATATGGCTCAAGTTTACGATAAACATCGTGATTACTACTTATTCAATGTCTTTGTTAAATTCTTCTGCACCAAATTTTCTTGATGCCGAGCCTTCTTGCATCCTATGCTCATACCAGTTAAAGAAAGTACCTGATTTTAAGAAAAGCCTTCTTTCATAACCGCAAGTTTAGAACATGGAAAGCTGATTCCTTTTCATTACCCACCCACTTTATTTTTTGGTAATGTGAGGGGAGTCCGGTAAGTAAACTGAGGGTAAGATATAGAAAATTCAAGAAACTTCTTGCAGCCAACTATTATTTTCTGCTCCAACCTTATTGGTGTACTTGGGTGACAATGAATCAAAACATAAAGATTTCAATCCCTTTAGTCATCACAGTCCTATTTGATACCGTGTCACCTGTGGCATACAGTACACCTGAACAAAACTTCCTCTGGCAAAAGTGGTTAAAATGTCAGCCACTTGAAGAAGTTACTTCAGGTAGCTCCTTTTCACTTGGCTTTTCAAAGCATCAAAATTAACTGCACTGGTTGTGGCCGCCAATTGAAACCATCAAATTCTCTCATTGTTTCTTGCATCAGAGGAAACCCGATGAAGGTCCTAACAATTGATTTGGCAGCATTCATTTTGTGAGCTAATAATTCATCAAGCCTGCCCCCAACAACTGGTGGAAGGAAAGGCTTCACTATCACCATCCTGTTCAACTAGCAAGTAACAAAGGAATACCGAGCTCTTTATCGGAACATTGCCTTTGCAGAAGATTGTTCGTGAAATAGCTCAGGACTTCAAAAATAATATGCATTTCTGCCCTACCTTTAGCATTCTAGATATTTATAACTTTATCTTACCGCCCATGGTTATAACAAACAGCAAGCAGTAAAATTTAGCCACTCATTTATGATACCACCTCTCCCAAGGCCAACAAGGGCATGATATCAAGTTCATCATAAATCACCATACTCAGAGTCGATGTATTTAAATATTTAGATGCATAAGTATACAGATGCATAGGTTCATGAACAAAAGGCAATATTCAAGATTCAAACCAAGTCATGATCCGTTCAATCAAGAGGCACAGATTTCGTTCACCTAAGCACAAGCCATTGTCTCcacaaaacaaataaaatacCTAAAAGGTAGATACATTACGATATCTCATATCTCATGAATACATAACGAAAAAATTATATACATTTATAATTATAACAAACTAAGATAACTTATCGAAAAATCAAAGTAAACATACCATTAAGAACCAACATAAGGAAACAAAACTAAAAAATCTCGAAAGTCGACATGTATATCAGACAATGCAAACAGCTAATGCAGTAAGGAAAGATCCTGACTGATTGTTTTGGTTGGGGTTGAAAAGGTGTAGTTAGGATACTAGTGCAGAATTACATAGATGTTCACACCAAAGTTGGATGTGAGGTACTAGAAATTGCTCTGACAGTGACTAACAGCAAAAGTCGCATCTTATCGTTTATCAGTTTTCGTGTGCCAAAGAaccaaaatataaaaaaatctcCATGTCTGCTGCGACAGCAGAATCTGACTGATGTCGAGTGCCAACTAAGAGAACACTGGAAAGACTCACAGATTCAAGACTGAAAACACCAAAGACTACGGCAACTATTTTCAATGCATAAAAATTCCTCGATTATTCAATAGGGATTCAAGATTCCATTATTGTATCTTCTGATTAGATTCGATGAGCAATGCATTCAGCATTATTTGAACGGCGGCATCATAAACAAGTTGATCATAATGCATTCCGTCAACTGTACATTGAGGTCCACATAATTCACTTACCAATCGAATATCTAGTTTCAAAAGTGGCCCACCAGATTGTCGTAATAGCTCGTTTTCGATAAGCTTGTtattatataaatcatacatTGTATCAGCCATCCTCTCCCTCTTCTCCTTCGTGTTCAACATTGAATTTATCAATGTTGGAATCCCTAACCAAAAGAAATGGACCAGCTGGGTGGACGGACCCTGGCTTAGCCCTCCATCAACAGCCTCCAAATCCGATGAAACAGGCATAAGAGTCAAACAAGAATCCTTGAAATGCGTTAACGAAACACCATAATCTGAGGCATTGTTAACATGAAGCATATCCCATAACCCAGCTCCCATCACCATAACATCGGGGTAATTGTCTTTCCCCTTAAAACGAACCATCAATTCAGTCAAATTTCTAACATATGGAGCCCACAAAAAATCCAACTTCAGATCAATCTCATCCACCACCACTGAATAATCACTGTGCCTCTTGAACAAATCCCCCCTCACTCTCTCCATTCCCTCGGATCCCATCACTAATTCTAACAAAGAAACCACCATTAACCTCGCCTGAGAATCACCGGCAACCACTACCCAAGACCCATTTAACAAAATAGACGCATCCAATTTCTTCAACCTCTGAAACTGACATTCAGCAACCTTACCAGATTGAATCCACTCCCAAGACCTCTTTTTACAACCACTCTCACTTTCACATTCATCACCACCACTATACATACCACTATGTAAAAAAAAGAGACACGAATCACTATGCAAAGAAAACTCACCAGTTGGGGATGAAATTATATCCGTAGGCGAGAGGAAATCggagattgaagggaaataAGGCATCAGATGAACACCGACAGCCAGAGTAATGAAGAGGGCACAGCTAAAAAGAAGCATCTTGTTACGGCTCAAATGCCAACCCGCCATTCCCATAGGTACAAACAACACCACACAGGCCGCCAATAGACCCAACTGGACGGCCCCGAACATTTGTTGCCCTCTGCTTGCTCGGTCGAAACACTTTCCTGCGCTTCTTTCTCACGTCTGCGAACTGGGATTTGATTGGAACGAGTAAAAGATCAATTCTTGGTAGCTGGTCTGTAGGCCGATGGCGACCGAACAACAAATTTGTTAATCAGCTGCCGTTTAGAGCGTAGTAACGACGTGTGGA
This Primulina eburnea isolate SZY01 chromosome 2, ASM2296580v1, whole genome shotgun sequence DNA region includes the following protein-coding sequences:
- the LOC140823684 gene encoding protein ALTERED XYLOGLUCAN 9-like, producing the protein MFGAVQLGLLAACVVLFVPMGMAGWHLSRNKMLLFSCALFITLAVGVHLMPYFPSISDFLSPTDIISSPTGEFSLHSDSCLFFLHSGMYSGGDECESESGCKKRSWEWIQSGKVAECQFQRLKKLDASILLNGSWVVVAGDSQARLMVVSLLELVMGSEGMERVRGDLFKRHSDYSVVVDEIDLKLDFLWAPYVRNLTELMVRFKGKDNYPDVMVMGAGLWDMLHVNNASDYGVSLTHFKDSCLTLMPVSSDLEAVDGGLSQGPSTQLVHFFWLGIPTLINSMLNTKEKRERMADTMYDLYNNKLIENELLRQSGGPLLKLDIRLVSELCGPQCTVDGMHYDQLVYDAAVQIMLNALLIESNQKIQ